One Ogataea parapolymorpha DL-1 chromosome VI, whole genome shotgun sequence DNA window includes the following coding sequences:
- a CDS encoding Low affinity vacuolar membrane localized monovalent cation/H+ antiporter translates to MSDSESAKKVSNSQVDNNANTPTPLSPALSSKSGNTQGPKAQKSSKSMRATPIPSTHVLMNYQPHHTGSASHHRQYVLLKDKGGTSGSPNVGGNSAVSSPKVSTPSHTGPNVYPGKARPFLRKAPSSKYIFSVDDDEDEVEEDLNREYLEGYSDALRHRFKKAISTQADSNDPKSRKIQELEAEIAQNLLATSKDLAILREREGDYIHHDGEEHSFVQAEDGQPIKSRISAQDLSERDGDNSDAESTSSAESFTLRGRQDAINETHPFGIRIWKPAIYKKNRSVEIEAENDIHSTPQIAREVSATNAFCNFIWSCTFGFVLLILCLVMGCITLVFTVFTNPKKSESIRYAKLYLHLGTYLFVPFGKIILLRADKNYLTEDANVGSTLAEFARWRTQDESRLFYAAPDRKRRASESTPLQSHIGTNYASDGNHENIEEIFDEDEDTTFYKQRLFGRGKWNIGRIIFYVLFYACAQPVMLALGAALWLLVFTIPMAKVLFTVCNHIRRHPLALSIEIEKDYYQRKLASNTSNESILICTYRSLGFHYYKYTVDGTNIFFINLIFLVIFTIFDFFVLKEYFGFESLFVSPVVIFILCLVSVIPLAYFIGQAVASISAQTSMGLGAVINAFFSTIVEVFLYCIALNQSKGKLVEGSMIGSILGAVLLLPGTSMCGGAFRRKTQRYNPASAGVSSTMLLYAIFIMLSPTILYEIYGQYEVQCFDCEPEYYENGTDCKKCHFLQPNLAVDKLYLDYLRPFAAICAIGLFLAYCIGLLFTLKTHAALIWSTPVVSEKEKKTENLSGIATENTSIKSLRLDSTLTHKKTQGNNQRGTTPGKQSMQSPASQAAQPGPPGQTMQTTDGGGHDAPNWSRTKSTTILLLATLMYAVIAEILVDVVDDVLSSFPIDPKFLGLTVFALVPNTTEFVNAISFATHGNVALSMEIGSAYALQVCLLQIPIVTMYSSFRNINATPADINNLFSLIFPRWDCIASLISVYMFTYVYAEGKSNYFKGSILILVYISVLAGFYFSLVIDANGVSIIHTL, encoded by the coding sequence ATGTCCGACTCAGAATCAGCAAAAAAAGTGTCCAATTCACAAGTAGATAACAATGCCAATACCCCCACTCCCTTGTCTCCTGCACTCTCTTCGAAGAGCGGTAACACACAGGGGCCGAAAGCCCAGAAATCTTCTAAATCAATGAGAGCCACTCCAATTCCCTCTACCCACGTGCTTATGAATTACCAACCGCACCACACAGGTTCCGCATCTCACCACCGACAATACGTTCTCCTCAAAGATAAAGGAGGCACATCTGGTTCTCCAAATGTAGGTGGAAATAGTGCAGTGTCCTCTCCAAAAGTGAGTACACCCTCACATACGGGGCCTAATGTTTACCCGGGTAAAGCAAGGCCCTTCTTACGAAAAGCACCAAGTTCAAAATACATTTTCAGcgttgacgacgacgaagacgaggtTGAGGAGGATTTGAACAGAGAGTATCTGGAAGGCTATTCAGACGCCTTGCGTCATCGCTTCAAAAAGGCTATTTCAACACAGGCAGACTCTAATGATCCAAAATCTCGCAAAATCCAAGAGCTGGAAGCCGAAATTGCGCAAAACCTATTGGCAACTTCAAAAGATTTGGCTATCTTACGAGAACGGGAGGGAGACTATATCCACCATGACGGTGAGGAACATTCGTTTGTGCAGGCTGAAGATGGGCAGCCTATAAAATCTCGTATTTCTGCTCAAGATCTTTCTGAAAGAGATGGAGACAATTCAGACGCTGAGTCTACATCTTCTGCTGAGAGCTTCACATTAAGGGGCAGACAAGATGCCATCAATGAGACACATCCTTTTGGTATTCGTATTTGGAAGCCCGCCATctacaagaaaaacagatcaGTCGAAATTGAGGCAGAAAACGATATCCATTCGACACCGCAAATCGCTAGGGAGGTTTCTGCTACAAATGCATTTTGCAACTTTATATGGAGTTGCACTTTTGGGTTTGTTCTGCTTATACTATGCCTCGTGATGGGCTGCATTACATTAGTGTTCACCGTTTTTACAAATCCTAAAAAAAGTGAATCTATCAGATACGCAAAATTGTACTTACATCTGGGCACTTATTTGTTTGttccatttggaaaaatcATTCTACTAAGAGCAGATAAAAACTATCTCACGGAGGATGCGAATGTGGGAAGCACGCTTGCCGAGTTTGCCAGATGGAGAACTCAAGACGAAAGCCGTTTGTTCTATGCTGCGCcagatcgaaaaagacgtGCAAGCGAAAGTACTCCTTTGCAGTCCCATATAGGTACTAATTATGCATCTGATGGAAACCACGAAAATATCGAGGAGATATttgatgaagacgaagataCCACATTTTACAAGCAGAGACTATTTGGAAGAGGAAAATGGAATATTGGAAGAATCATCTTCTATGTATTATTCTATGCTTGTGCTCAGCCAGTAATGCTTGCATTGGGTGCAGCCTTATGGTTACTTGTTTTCACAATCCCAATGGCCAAGGTGCTTTTTACTGTGTGCAATCATATCAGGAGACATCCGTTGGCATTGTCCATCgagattgaaaaagatTATTACCAGCGCAAGTTGGCTTCCAATACATCCAACGAATCCATTCTAATTTGCACTTACAGAAGCCTTGGATTCCACTATTACAAATACACTGTGGACGGCACGAACATTTTCTTTATCAACCTCATATTCCTGGTGAttttcaccattttcgatttcttcgtcctcaaagAGTACTTTGGTTTTGAATCTCTATTTGTTTCTCCGGTGGTCATATTTATTCTGTGTCTTGTCTCCGTTATCCCACTAGCGTACTTCATCGGTCAAGCAGTTGCATCTATTTCTGCGCAAACTTCAATGGGTCTAGGTGCTGTCATCAATGCGTTCTTCTCCACTATTGTTGAAGTGTTTTTGTACTGTATTGCGCTGAATCAGTCAAAAGGAAAACTGGTCGAGGGATCCATGATAGGCTCTATTTTGGGAGCCGTTCTACTTCTGCCGGGAACTTCAATGTGTGGTGGAGCCTTTCGCAGGAAGACACAAAGATACAACCCTGCATCAGCAGGCGTTTCCTCCACAATGCTCCTTTATGCCATATTCATCATGCTCTCTCCCACGATTTTATATGAAATTTATGGACAATACGAGGTTCAATGTTTTGACTGCGAACCTGAATACTACGAAAATGGAACAGACTGCAAAAAATGTCATTTTCTACAGCCAAATCTCGCAGTGGACAAGCTATATCTGGACTATTTGAGGCCTTTTGCAGCAATTTGTGCCATAGGGCTGTTTTTGGCCTACTGTATTGGACTGCTCTTTACCCTTAAGACACACGCGGCGCTCATTTGGAGCACCCCCGTGGtgtctgaaaaagagaagaaaacgGAGAATCTTAGCGGAATTGCAACAGAGAACACGAGCATCAAATCACTTCGTCTTGATAGCACTCTTACCCATAAGAAAACTCAGGGCAATAATCAAAGAGGAACCACACCAGGAAAGCAGTCCATGCAAAGTCCAGCCTCGCAAGCTGCGCAACCAGGCCCGCCGGGTCAAACTATGCAAACTACAGATGGTGGTGGCCATGACGCTCCGAATTGGTCCAGAACGAAAAGTACTACGATTCTGCTCTTGGCAACTTTAATGTATGCTGTCATTGCGGAAATACTGGTGGATGTTGTGGATGATGTTCTTAGTTCCTTCCCCATCGATCCGAAGTTCCTTGGATTGACAGTGTTTGCGTTGGTTCCCAACACTACAGAATTTGTCAATGCTATTTCGTTTGCAACCCATGGAAATGTGGCACTCTCGATGGAGATTGGATCTGCATATGCGCTACAGGTCTGTTTGCTGCAAATTCCAATCGTCACCATGTACTCTTCGTTCAGAAACATCAATGCCACACCAGCTGACATTAACAATTTGTTTTCATTGATATTCCCTCGCTGGGATTGCATAGCGTCACTTATCTCGGTGTATATGTTCACCTACGTGTATGCCGAGGGCAAGTCCAATTATTTCAAGGGCTCAATTCTGATCCTGGTCTATATTAGTGTTCTGGCAGGGTTTTATTTCTCGCTGGTCATCGATGCAAACGGGGTGTCTATAATTCACACTTTATGA
- a CDS encoding Acetylornithine aminotransferase, mitochondrial, producing the protein MLQRTTFVQTVQKRLFCNSRAVCKSSSASFVAEVDPYTVTTYSRPPIVFTKGEGCHLWDMEGKKYIDFSAGIAVTALGHSHPEIAKIMYEQATTLVHSSNLLYNQWTGELSKQLVSKTLESGGMKNASRVFMANSGTEANEAALKFARKYGKSFADNKIEFITFENSFHGRSMGSLSVTPNPKYQKPFAPLIPGVKVAKPNDIKSVESVISDKTCGVIIEPVQGEGGIFPMNSDFMVQLRELCNKHNALLIYDEIQCGLGRSGRLWAHSKLPESAHPDILTMAKALGNGFPIGATMVTEEVEKALKVGDHGTTYGGNPLGARIGLYVLDKVSDPEFLQQVEKKSELFKVKLSELSEKFPDQIKDIRGEGLLLGVELNQDPSPVVKKARELGLLVITAGNNVIRFVPALNIEDSDIIDGLDILGNAFQETFIK; encoded by the coding sequence ATGCTTCAACGGACTACTTTTGTACAGACCGTGCAAAAACGGCTGTTTTGTAACAGCCGTGCTGTTTGCAAGTCGTCTTCTGCATCTTTTGTTGCTGAAGTCGACCCATACACCGTTACGACTTACTCAAGACCGCCAATTGTTTTCACAAAGGGAGAAGGATGCCATCTTTGGGATATGGAGGGAAAGAAGTATATCGatttttctgctggaattgCGGTGACCGCCCTTGGCCACTCGCACCCCGAAATTGCGAAAATCATGTACGAGCAAGCTACCACTCTTGTTCATAGCTCTAACTTGCTTTACAACCAGTGGACTGGTGAATTGAGCAAACAGTTGGTTTCGAAGACTTTGGAGTCAGGAGGTATGAAGAATGCGTCCCGTGTTTTTATGGCCAACTCTGGTACTGAAGCTAATGAAGCTGCACTGAAGTTTGCAAGAAAATATGGCAAATCGTTTGCTGATAATAAAATCGAGTTTATTACTTTCGAAAATTCTTTCCACGGACGGTCTATGGGTTCGCTTTCGGTGACCCCAAATCCCAAATACCAAAAACCATTTGCACCTCTCATTCCTGGAGTGAAAGTTGCAAAACCCAACGATATTAAATCCGTGGAAAGTGTGATCTCCGATAAAACGTGTGGAGTGATTATAGAGCCAGTCCAGGGAGAAGGTGGAATATTTCCTATGAATTCTGACTTTATGGTTCAGCTTAGAGAGTTGTGCAATAAGCATAATGCGCTTTTGATATACGATGAGATCCAATGTGGATTGGGCAGATCTGGAAGACTTTGGGCGCATTCCAAGTTGCCAGAAAGCGCTCACCCTGATATACTTACCATGGCTAAGGCTTTGGGTAACGGATTCCCTATTGGTGCAACTATGGTTACCgaagaagttgaaaaaGCTTTGAAAGTTGGTGATCATGGAACCACTTATGGTGGAAATCCATTGGGTGCTCGAATTGGTTTATACGTGCTGGACAAAGTTTCCGATCCTGAATTTTTGCAACAGGTTGAGAAAAAGTCTGAATTGTTCAAGGTGAAACTCAGCGAACTGAGCGAGAAGTTTCCCGATCAAATCAAAGATATCAGAGGGGAAGGCCTTTTACTTGGCGTGGAGTTGAACCAAGACCCATCACCAGTGGTTAAAAAAGCCAGGGAGCTTGGACTGCTGGTTATCACCGCCGGTAATAACGTTATCAGATTTGTTCCTGCTCTTAACATCGAGGACTCTGACATTATCGATGGTCTCGACATCTTGGGTAACGCTTTCCAAGAAACATTTATTAAATAA
- a CDS encoding mitochondrial 54S ribosomal protein YmL25, which yields MSKLFNLSAVEAFEKLPLQLRNFFTRYPPSPFRQYASEQTLANAPDANPFIPNRHPVTGKVQEPVYSLRRQSDLYKLAYKFGVADLMPTLRNNKKFYAEKFETKPLLKGVLSPKGHKWERTYDERKKRIADAVAKAEEVIVEAKGSKYKKRIERKVSERKTWF from the coding sequence ATGTCGAAGTTGTTTAATCTCTCTGCTGTGGAGGCATTTGAGAAGTTACCATTACAGCTTCGCAACTTCTTTACTCGCTATCCTCCATCTCCTTTTAGACAGTATGCGTCCGAGCAAACACTTGCAAATGCCCCCGATGCCAATCCATTTATTCCAAATAGACATCCAGTCACCGGTAAGGTTCAAGAGCCTGTTTATTCTTTAAGACGGCAATCTGATTTATACAAGCTCGCGTACAAGTTTGGAGTAGCAGACCTGATGCCAACACTGCGCAATAACAAGAAGTTCTATGCGGAGAAGTTTGAAACTAAACCGCTATTGAAGGGTGTGTTGAGTCCAAAGGGCCACAAATGGGAAAGGACCTACGacgagagaaaaaagaggaTCGCGGACGCAGTGGCAAAGGCAGAAGAAGTTATTGTGGAGGCCAAGGGATCAAAATACAAGAAGCGCATCGAAAGAAAAGTATCGGAGAGGAAAACGTGGTTTTAA
- a CDS encoding mitochondrial 37S ribosomal protein RSM25, giving the protein MNTSKGASDVLKRTSDFLRSGLVKEQPAWYKPVAYHPPKQAQHKIIRPEKFSKLKKLSVPSRSGNLYKTRLTPYDLKLDLLKPQNLKFLEDKIRNVFYQQHPWELADPKSLIENEHIIDNKNQNWSHMRQLTKKLDGESVVQRTLYLMQNEKLNLVQAYEKAKYEYYRLKIEEETEMNVTREEHEMFGAVYDKTIVEQGFDKETEVIKKWKVRALEETQVLEARLSNMSSDLGGEEDLQAPDEDTLFNDLEDAEIGEPTQ; this is encoded by the coding sequence ATGAACACTAGCAAAGGAGCCAGTGACGTCTTGAAGCGTACGTCGGACTTTTTACGTAGTGGCCTTGTGAAAGAGCAACCTGCATGGTACAAGCCGGTTGCGTACCACCCTCCTAAACAGGCTCAACACAAGATTATCAgacctgaaaaattctCCAAACTGAAGAAACTTTCGGTACCATCCAGAAGCGGAAACTTGTACAAGACCAGATTGACACCCTATGATTTGAAATTGGACCTTCTCAAACCCCAGAATTTAAAATTCCTGGAAGACAAAATAAGAAACGTATTTTACCAGCAACACCCTTGGGAACTCGCAGATCCGAAATCTTTGATCGAAAACGAGCACATCATCGATAACAAGAATCAAAATTGGTCTCATATGAGACAACTCACTAAGAAACTGGATGGAGAGAGTGTTGTTCAACGTACGCTGTATCTCATGCAAAACGAGAAGCTCAATTTAGTGCAGGCTTACGAAAAAGCCAAGTACGAATACTACAGGCTCAAAATCGAGGAGGAGACAGAGATGAATGTTACAAGAGAAGAACATGAGATGTTTGGTGCTGTATATGACAAGACTATTGTTGAGCAAGGCTTCGATAAGGAAACCGAAGTGATCAAGAAATGGAAAGTTCGCGCACTCGAGGAGACCCAAGTTTTGGAAGCCAGGTTGAGCAATATGTCATCCGATCttggtggagaagaagacctCCAAGCTCCAGACGAAGATACTTTATTCAATGATTTGGAGGATGCTGAAATCGGAGAGCCTACCCAATAA